TGTAGTAATGTTTCTTTCATGGCTTGCtcgttaaaaaattaaaattgacctGATATGCAGTGAAAATACATTGGCGTACTTGACATGTGAGGTCATTGTACACAGTCACGTGTAGTAAGTTACAGACCTTTCAAGAAAGCAatctacattttaaaaaaataaattgtagtCAAGcaagcttttctttttcttgtattCAAACTTAGCAGTATCCAACTTGTCAAAAAAAGTGCTAGTTAATTAAACGTTTCAAAGGTACTAATTGAATACGTATTTCTTTTTCTATGATAAAAGGGTATATTTAGTTGACAGAGTTAAAGACTAATTTAAGGATATAGTAAAATTTATCTAAGTCATTAACTTCTCTTGATAAATGATATTtcatatatacaaatataaagaTTGAatctctaataatatatttaagaaatatgATTTTTCTATCAATCATATCACATTATCTTGATAATTAAAATACGTATATGAAGCAAGGTGAATTAAGACAAATAGTGATGTGATTAGTGACTACTGATTAGGAGAAAAGATGCCATAAAATGTAGGAACCGAACTGTTTAAGAAAGGTCCAATTCAACAACCACCATCCCCTTTCATTTTCCCAAGGAGGCTACATACCAACTCCACCATCAAAAGTAAAGGCAACGAAACTTACAAAACTAGTTTATAATGAAAAAGGGTCACTATCTTCCAAGTTTGGAGATTGTGGGGTCCAGTTAGGAAGCAGAAAGAAAATGGGACAACACAAGAGCTAGAGTGTGAAGACAAAGGAGAACAACAAAAGAATAGGAAAGAAAAGGGAGTTCCATTGATCTTCCAAAAGGAAAAACTAAAGTCTCTTTAATGGCTCCTCTCATTGTGTCAACTTTATAGAGAAATCTTCACTGAGATCATCACCTAAAAAGAGATACATTTACACATTCTCACACAGGTAGATACAACTTTGTGTCCCTTATCTGCATCAGAAGGTACCAACCAGAAAATCTCATTTATAGTTAATTACATACATAGAGGAAGTGGTATTACTACTACCCTTGCCATCACCAATGTTGCTAAGTTCCATTTCCAGAACCAAGAAGTTCTTCCAAAAGACTATAAAGAACTTCAAGTCTTTCTTCTCCCCAGGTTATTACCAAAGGCTTCCCAAAGCTTCTCCACACAGTCATTTCTCTTATTCTGCGGCTGCTGCATCAAGTGCCATGGATATGACCAGCAACACAAGCTATCAAGACATGGAGAAGTTGTACACCGATTTCTCTGACCAATGGGAGTCAGAAAATGAGAAAGCAAggaggagaatgaagaagaaagctGCATCTGCATTGCCATCAAAGCAAGAAAGTGAGGTCTATAGTGGAAGCTACATTAGCTTGTCCAATGCAAGCCATGCTCAGAAGAAGAACAAGGTGGAGAAAAAAGAGGAAGGTGGTGGCAACAACAACAAGAGGAGCTTAACTATTCAAAAGGGAAGGAAGAAAGAGTcatcgtcatcatcatcatcattcatgTCTATGTGTATGAAAGAACACAGATACTGCATGGTGGAACAGAAGCTGAGGGAGTTGGAGATGTTGGACATGAACAATGTGGAATATGTATTGGACATTGAAGAGGTTCTTCATTACTATTCTAGACTCACTTGCCCTGCATATCTTGAAATTGTGGATAAGTTCTTCTTGGAAATGTACTCAGAGTTGTTTGGTCCATCTATGCGGCATGCTTCACCTCGCAGTGTTAACTCTAGGCTCAAGATGAGATATCAGTGAGAGGTGTTAGGTTATCTGTTTTGCTTTGTCTTTGTTTCTTAACTTCTTAATAATATCCTCTAAAGATTATTTGACGCTTTCTTGGGTTGATTCTATGTGTTTATTGACCTTGAAGTTTCATGGACGCCTGGTTATAGCTGTTTGTGTTTTGTGTGACCAAATAATTCAaaggtttatttattttgttcattatttCATTGTTGATCAACGCATTTCATTGACCTAAGGATcaaatattttgtgaaaataGTTCAGAATGCTTTCTGGAAATTGCTGTTTTTCcgaaaatagtaaatattttttaagatagttTTGCTGGGTGGTGTGTTCTTGAGACTGAGATGTAAGATGAAATTATTGAGTGCTTTTATCTGCTTAATCTTGTAGGAGTGGTAGGAACCTGAATCTTACAGGCTATTTTTGCTCGTCTAAGATACAAGTAACTACATgtggtttatatatattattagttgggttgatttgatttgagttttaaaattcttttactaATGCAAATTAAACCAATTAGATTAAGATTAAGTTGGTTTGATTTGGGTCATTGGATTATAATAAAAACAGGTTAAgtttttttcaagtattattcttCACTTATTGTCTATTGtttatataagtatttaatttatattaatacaaggcaatattctttattctttaacGAGTagttatcaattttatttaatatttaattttttatagttactaacttacataaattattaatatatggtAAAAAGAAATGCATAACAAATAAGACCAAATTATAACACTTGGTAAtactaaataagataaaaaatgaataaaaaataaaagtaggagaaaaatctaaattttaaagtttaagatttattaactttttttaaaaaaaaaaaaattgatcggCTCTTGAGATAGTTTGggttgaaaacaaaataaatatgaaaaataactaACTATCATTGTTTTGGTTTAGAtttgaagtaaaaaagaattaatccgaactaaaatttatttgtttggttCATATTATTGGATCCATCGGGTCTATTTGATTCGACAATCAATTATGtctattacttttaaaattttatgaagctattatttattttttcatgtagTCCTCTTATCACCTTCGTTAAAATTTGTTGTTATCTTTTTACATAGAATCCTACGTGGAGGGTAAGCATTCTGTGTAAATTTAATGAACATTGACGTAaacattaaaccaaaaaaacGAGATTAAAAAATTCATGTATCTAAAGGTGCTTTAACTAAAGCAACAAACTGTTATATTTAGAtgaaataaatacatatttaatttggtACTCATACATCATAACAACATGCAAcactcaaaggttttactctggTAGAGATAGTTTTCTTCAACGAAAGAAACTCTACCTTTGGACACAATTTTCTTCCACTTCAAACTCCAAATTTAAGCAATTCATTGGCCCAAAATCTATTACTTAAGCTAACGGTCATCTATCTAACTTTGAGCAATGATTTTTTAacatcttaatttttcaaacacttaattaacatttttttatattttttatttctcttcctattatatcatattatttatcatattgatatttttctcccttttatctttttatagtTAGGTGTGAAATAACACTTTGATTgtctaaaaatcatttttggcgTAATTTATGTTTGCTATTTGTGGCTTAATTTTCTCAAGGGCTAGCtaaaaaatatgtgatttttt
This region of Glycine max cultivar Williams 82 chromosome 7, Glycine_max_v4.0, whole genome shotgun sequence genomic DNA includes:
- the LOC100795198 gene encoding uncharacterized protein, with protein sequence MLLSSISRTKKFFQKTIKNFKSFFSPGYYQRLPKASPHSHFSYSAAAASSAMDMTSNTSYQDMEKLYTDFSDQWESENEKARRRMKKKAASALPSKQESEVYSGSYISLSNASHAQKKNKVEKKEEGGGNNNKRSLTIQKGRKKESSSSSSSFMSMCMKEHRYCMVEQKLRELEMLDMNNVEYVLDIEEVLHYYSRLTCPAYLEIVDKFFLEMYSELFGPSMRHASPRSVNSRLKMRYQ